A DNA window from Flavisolibacter ginsenosidimutans contains the following coding sequences:
- a CDS encoding alpha-L-rhamnosidase-related protein: MKQNPLLLACFFLFHTMNAQQTTKLLWQNNQFSVFADRIVQQGKYTAKALSPTEMISDYKSPANLFKSSVIAFKFSINGKDNEMKSGVDHHINLTGGSAHETPLIKFGEQLKTDNAKKEGYLSPNTKLKIRLDLRDVFAAFKKEGYYTLFNGDKLYKDDFKAVYVAGNAAPLIWDFNNLHQRPELQLKDPDGDGIYETEIVLNKADDAPQTAASWKMTKDATAFPKYKSSYVLSDAVYNMSLEEMIKAVEPDSTFRTGKEWAGVWTRDISYSIILSMAYLQPHVAKNSLLRKVNKKKKIIQDTGTGGAWPVSSDRMIWAVAAYELYKATGEKDWLQEAYTIIKNSLEDDYQNLYDGETGLVKGESSFLDWREQTYPKWMQPADIYNSENLGTNAVHFQANIVAAKMARLLHKEAEATSFLNAAEKIKTGINKYLWMPAKNYYGQYLYGKTDLFLSPKSEALGEALCVLFGIADEKQQTKIISSTPQLDFGIPCIYPQIPDIPPYHNNAVWPFVQSYWLWASAKSGNESSVMQSIASIYRPAAMFLTNKENFVADNGDFLGTQINSSNMLWSLSGNISIVHKVFFGIRFKEDGLGFEPFVPKAFNGKRSLANFKYRDALLNIEMSGYGNKIKSFWLDGKLMETHSFSASLNGVHALKIELANNDLAPSATNNVANHTSLPAPVVNEAAGMLSWEKIDGAVNYKIVRNGTLFTSTTANRFAANDKSYAEYSVIAVDKAGMESFASEPVSVTPASAIKSIEVEDFSPKSDAAYKGFSGTGFTEISTTKNTTVVVPINVSEDGFYLIDVKYANGNGPINTENKCAIRTAFVNDKKTGVFVFPQRGTAEWSNWGFSNSLKVYLIKGKNNFTLRYLPANQNMNEEINEAMLDYVRVIKLNALPALKK; the protein is encoded by the coding sequence ATGAAACAAAACCCGTTACTCCTTGCCTGTTTCTTTTTATTCCATACAATGAACGCACAGCAAACCACAAAGCTGCTTTGGCAAAACAATCAGTTCAGCGTCTTCGCCGATAGAATTGTGCAGCAGGGAAAATACACCGCAAAGGCACTTTCGCCCACCGAAATGATCTCGGACTACAAAAGCCCGGCAAACCTGTTTAAGTCTTCGGTCATTGCGTTTAAGTTCAGCATCAACGGCAAGGATAACGAAATGAAATCAGGCGTTGATCATCACATTAATTTGACTGGTGGAAGTGCGCACGAAACACCGCTGATAAAATTTGGCGAGCAGTTGAAAACTGACAACGCAAAAAAGGAAGGCTATTTATCACCCAACACGAAACTGAAAATAAGACTTGACCTGCGCGACGTTTTTGCGGCGTTTAAAAAAGAAGGCTATTACACATTGTTCAACGGCGACAAGCTTTACAAAGACGATTTCAAAGCCGTGTACGTGGCGGGAAATGCAGCGCCGCTAATTTGGGATTTCAACAACCTGCACCAACGCCCCGAACTGCAATTAAAAGACCCTGATGGCGACGGCATTTACGAAACCGAAATTGTGTTGAACAAAGCCGACGATGCGCCGCAAACGGCGGCGAGCTGGAAGATGACGAAAGATGCAACGGCTTTTCCGAAATACAAATCGAGCTACGTTCTGTCCGATGCGGTTTACAACATGTCGCTGGAAGAAATGATAAAGGCCGTTGAGCCCGACAGCACGTTTCGAACGGGGAAAGAATGGGCCGGCGTGTGGACTCGCGACATCAGTTACAGCATCATTCTTTCAATGGCTTATCTGCAACCGCATGTGGCCAAAAACAGTTTGCTCCGAAAAGTAAACAAGAAGAAAAAAATCATTCAGGACACGGGCACGGGCGGCGCCTGGCCGGTATCATCCGACAGAATGATCTGGGCCGTTGCCGCTTACGAATTGTACAAAGCCACCGGCGAGAAAGATTGGTTGCAGGAAGCATACACGATCATTAAAAATTCTTTGGAAGATGATTATCAAAACTTGTACGACGGCGAAACGGGTTTGGTAAAAGGCGAGTCTTCTTTCTTGGACTGGCGCGAACAAACCTATCCCAAATGGATGCAACCCGCGGACATTTACAACTCGGAAAATTTGGGCACAAACGCGGTGCATTTTCAAGCAAACATTGTGGCCGCAAAAATGGCCCGTCTGCTTCACAAGGAGGCGGAGGCAACTTCTTTTTTGAACGCAGCCGAAAAAATTAAAACGGGCATAAACAAATATTTGTGGATGCCGGCCAAAAATTATTACGGCCAATATTTGTACGGAAAAACTGACTTATTTCTTTCGCCAAAATCAGAAGCATTGGGCGAAGCCTTGTGCGTTTTGTTTGGCATCGCCGATGAAAAGCAACAAACAAAAATCATCAGCAGCACACCGCAGCTTGATTTCGGCATTCCCTGCATCTATCCGCAAATACCCGACATTCCGCCCTACCACAACAACGCAGTATGGCCTTTCGTACAAAGCTATTGGTTGTGGGCATCGGCAAAAAGCGGCAACGAAAGTTCCGTGATGCAAAGCATTGCCAGCATCTATCGTCCGGCGGCGATGTTTCTTACCAATAAGGAAAATTTTGTAGCCGACAACGGCGACTTTTTGGGCACGCAAATCAATTCGAGCAACATGCTTTGGAGCCTTTCGGGCAACATCAGCATCGTACACAAAGTTTTCTTCGGCATTCGTTTTAAGGAAGACGGTTTGGGCTTTGAACCCTTCGTGCCGAAAGCATTCAACGGCAAGCGAAGCCTTGCCAATTTTAAGTATCGCGATGCCTTGTTAAACATTGAAATGAGCGGCTATGGCAATAAAATAAAAAGCTTTTGGCTAGACGGGAAGTTGATGGAGACGCATAGTTTTTCGGCAAGTTTAAATGGAGTTCACGCCCTAAAAATTGAATTGGCAAACAACGACCTTGCGCCTTCAGCCACAAACAACGTTGCCAACCACACGTCATTGCCAGCGCCGGTTGTAAACGAAGCAGCGGGTATGTTGTCGTGGGAAAAAATTGACGGCGCAGTGAACTATAAAATTGTTCGCAACGGCACATTGTTCACCAGCACAACGGCAAACCGTTTTGCCGCAAACGATAAAAGCTATGCGGAATACAGCGTGATTGCAGTAGATAAGGCCGGTATGGAATCTTTCGCCAGCGAACCCGTAAGCGTTACTCCTGCATCTGCAATTAAATCAATTGAGGTCGAGGATTTTTCACCAAAGTCTGATGCGGCGTACAAAGGTTTTTCGGGTACAGGCTTTACAGAAATCAGCACCACAAAAAACACAACCGTTGTGGTTCCAATCAACGTTAGCGAAGACGGTTTTTATTTGATTGACGTAAAGTACGCAAACGGCAACGGGCCAATCAACACCGAAAACAAATGCGCCATTCGCACGGCCTTTGTCAACGATAAAAAAACGGGTGTGTTTGTGTTTCCGCAACGCGGTACGGCCGAGTGGTCGAACTGGGGATTCAGCAACAGCCTCAAAGTCTATTTGATCAAGGGAAAAAACAATTTCACGTTGCGTTATCTGCCGGCAAACCAAAACATGAACGAAGAGATTAACGAGGCCATGCTCGATTATGTACGTGTGATTAAGCTGAATGCCTTGCCTGCTTTAAAGAAATGA
- a CDS encoding PorP/SprF family type IX secretion system membrane protein, with the protein MKKCILGLCLLIAAEVVWSQSYHFSQFFSTPLLTNPANTGSMDGGYRFASNIRSQGLSGGSPYFTGYISAEVNPLRNSLPEGHKAGIGLYIMNDHSLGGAVQTNSVGLSAAYHVGLDPYGENSFGVGVQAAYHQRRYDYSKLSFENQFGPGGFDGSLPVGEPLNANSRSFFDVNAGLLYSRTVGANAYFGGISVYNILQHKENVLTEEFSMPTRFAFQGGSQFSFGPGGNLYLSLTAMYQANANEITAGAAYGIPLTEEERNELLGGMWYRINDAAIPYIGFRRNDLQVGLSYDYTVSSLKAGSQVRNAFELTFVLRGAINRELKTTVPWY; encoded by the coding sequence ATGAAAAAGTGCATCCTCGGTTTGTGTTTGTTGATAGCGGCTGAAGTGGTTTGGTCGCAGTCCTATCACTTCTCGCAATTTTTTTCCACGCCGCTTTTAACCAATCCTGCCAATACCGGCTCTATGGATGGAGGTTACCGCTTTGCTTCCAACATTCGTTCGCAGGGTTTGTCGGGGGGCAGTCCGTACTTCACCGGTTATATTTCAGCCGAAGTTAATCCGCTGCGCAACAGTTTGCCGGAAGGCCACAAAGCGGGTATAGGCCTTTACATCATGAACGATCATTCGCTGGGCGGTGCGGTGCAAACAAACAGTGTCGGCCTGAGTGCAGCTTATCACGTAGGCCTTGACCCTTACGGCGAAAACAGCTTCGGAGTCGGCGTGCAGGCTGCTTATCATCAACGGCGTTACGACTACTCAAAGCTTTCTTTTGAAAACCAGTTTGGGCCAGGTGGTTTCGACGGCTCTTTGCCCGTAGGCGAGCCACTGAACGCAAACAGCCGGTCTTTTTTTGACGTGAACGCAGGCCTTTTATACAGCCGCACCGTTGGCGCCAACGCTTATTTTGGTGGCATTTCGGTGTATAATATTCTTCAGCATAAGGAGAATGTATTGACCGAAGAGTTTTCGATGCCAACACGCTTTGCATTCCAGGGTGGCTCGCAGTTTTCTTTTGGACCGGGTGGCAATCTTTACCTTTCTCTTACCGCCATGTACCAGGCCAACGCAAACGAGATAACGGCCGGTGCGGCCTACGGTATTCCGTTGACCGAAGAAGAAAGAAATGAACTGCTCGGCGGGATGTGGTATCGCATCAATGACGCCGCAATCCCGTACATTGGTTTCCGGCGCAACGATCTCCAGGTAGGCCTTTCGTACGATTACACCGTGTCATCGTTAAAGGCGGGTTCTCAAGTGCGCAATGCCTTTGAGCTTACTTTTGTGCTCAGAGGCGCCATCAACCGCGAACTGAAAACAACGGTGCCCTGGTATTAA
- a CDS encoding energy transducer TonB, which produces MNRIRPLFLFYQRNGSTDARASSIAKYFLFLLFLPLLSEGQKIKRSEYNAAEKRWHIETAPVNLKSAPGSKMNVALSAAGSAYSLWLSGSGTSANTVIAGDALIFLLDDDSTVTVKSTAVQNFERKDNSYNHEYQLTQDDLEILSRHNLQALRKYSAEGYNDVYLEKETAGGLKELSTAFLNELKKANLLSLKHTPGFPGGKAVLLGFLNRNLKSSLPLTGAERKFAVVQFVVNADGLVDDLQIKHSAGNVFDNELLRILKRMPRWKPATIDGKRVEAIVTQPLTFLRTGNVVNIRF; this is translated from the coding sequence ATGAACCGAATCAGACCTCTTTTTCTTTTTTATCAACGCAACGGAAGTACGGATGCCCGTGCCTCCTCCATTGCGAAATATTTTCTTTTCCTTCTTTTCCTTCCTTTACTCTCCGAAGGGCAAAAAATAAAACGAAGCGAATACAATGCGGCAGAAAAACGCTGGCACATTGAAACAGCACCGGTAAACTTAAAGTCCGCTCCCGGTAGTAAAATGAACGTTGCACTAAGCGCAGCGGGATCGGCATATTCACTTTGGTTAAGCGGTTCGGGCACCAGTGCCAATACCGTCATTGCCGGCGACGCCTTGATTTTTTTGTTGGATGATGACAGCACGGTAACGGTCAAATCAACGGCGGTGCAAAACTTCGAACGAAAAGACAACAGTTACAACCACGAATATCAACTGACGCAGGATGATTTGGAAATTTTAAGCCGGCACAATTTGCAGGCATTGCGCAAGTATTCGGCCGAAGGATATAACGACGTTTACCTGGAGAAAGAAACAGCCGGAGGCTTGAAAGAATTAAGCACAGCTTTTCTGAATGAGTTGAAGAAAGCAAACCTTCTCTCACTAAAGCATACGCCAGGCTTTCCGGGCGGCAAAGCCGTGCTGCTGGGTTTTTTAAATCGCAACCTAAAATCATCGCTCCCGTTAACAGGTGCTGAAAGAAAATTTGCCGTCGTTCAATTTGTGGTGAACGCTGATGGACTGGTAGATGATCTGCAAATAAAACATTCTGCGGGCAATGTGTTTGACAACGAATTGCTGCGCATCCTCAAACGCATGCCCCGGTGGAAGCCTGCGACAATTGACGGCAAACGGGTAGAGGCAATCGTGACGCAACCCTTAACCTTTTTGCGAACGGGAAATGTGGTGAACATTCGGTTCTAA
- a CDS encoding pyridoxamine 5'-phosphate oxidase family protein gives MDSINKQQPEDNYEDLRGEAAQKKIKTLTGKASTCFFCTNIQSGKPFATRPMSVRQFDDEGNLWFLSAKDSHKNLEISADHSVQLLFQGSDYSDFLQLYGKAFIIEDKEKIKELWEPILKTWFTKGVDDPRISAIKFEPMEGYYWDTKHNMMVGMVKRLAGAIVGKTLDDSIEGKIKV, from the coding sequence ATGGACAGCATTAACAAACAACAGCCCGAAGACAATTACGAAGATTTGCGGGGAGAAGCAGCGCAGAAAAAAATAAAAACGCTTACCGGCAAAGCTTCGACTTGTTTTTTTTGCACCAACATTCAAAGCGGGAAGCCGTTTGCTACAAGGCCCATGTCGGTGCGGCAGTTTGACGACGAAGGCAACCTTTGGTTCCTGAGTGCCAAAGACAGCCACAAGAACCTGGAGATTTCCGCAGATCATTCGGTGCAACTGCTTTTTCAGGGTTCCGATTATTCCGATTTTCTTCAATTGTACGGCAAGGCGTTTATCATTGAAGACAAAGAGAAAATCAAAGAGTTGTGGGAACCAATATTAAAAACGTGGTTCACCAAAGGCGTGGATGACCCGCGCATTTCGGCCATAAAATTTGAGCCGATGGAAGGCTATTATTGGGACACGAAACACAACATGATGGTGGGCATGGTAAAAAGGCTGGCCGGTGCAATCGTTGGTAAAACGCTGGACGATTCCATTGAAGGAAAAATAAAAGTTTAG